Genomic window (Pongo abelii isolate AG06213 chromosome 4, NHGRI_mPonAbe1-v2.0_pri, whole genome shotgun sequence):
gtgagtcaccgcgcctggcgctctctgtgctttttttttttttctttttcttttctttctttttttttttgagacggagtttcgctcttgttgctcaggctggagtgcaatggcgcgatcttggctcactgtaacctctgtctcccgggttcaagcaattctcctgcctcagcctcccaagtagctgggattacaggcatgcgccaccatgcccggctaattttgtatttttagtagagatggggtttctccatgttggtcaggctgctcttgaactcccgacttcaggtggtccacaacctcggcctcccaaagtgctgggattataggcgtgagccaccatgcccagcctggcacAACTTAGCATAAAGTTTTTGAGGTCTTTGTATTATTCCAGTGGGACAGTTTGTGAAACTTGAATAAGACCTGTAAAATACTTGATTACTAACTTGTATCAATGGAAATCTCTTGGTTTATATAACTGAATTTTGGTTATacaagattttttatttatttatttatttatttttcttttgagacagactctcgctccgTCGCtcaggtgtgatctcggctcactgcatcgtctgcctcctgggttcaagcagttctcctctctcagcctcccgagtggctgggattataggtgcctgctaccacgcctgactaatttctgtatttttagtagagatgggatttcaccatgttggccaggctgacctcgaactcctgacctcaggtaatccacccaccttagtctcccaaagtgttgggattacaggcgtgagccaccgcgcctggccgagactgtagatttttgcaacttttttataagtctaaaataatttcagtcaagcatggtggcccatgcctataatcctggcactttgggaggctgaggcagaggatcacttcagcccaggagtttgagaccagcctgaccaacatagcgagactccatctctggaagaaaaaaaaattagagcctgtggtcccagctacttgggaggctgaggtgggaggattgcttgagcccaggagttcgaggatgcagtgaggcacgttgagccactgcactcccgcctgggcaacagagcacgatCCTGTctcaaatctaaaataatttctaaataaactTTGTTGTTCAAGCTCAGGGTCTGAGTTGTGCACTGCTTATGATCCACTCCACAGaacttctgatttcttttctgtGCAATGGTTCTGCCGGCCTTTCTGCCTCCCAGAGGTCCTGGTGAGTGGGCATCAGAGGCTCCTTAGGGCTCTGTGGAGGCTCAGGGAGGAGCTTTCGCTTCCCTCCTGATGCTGGTGCCTCCAGAGCTAGGCAGGAAGATGGAAGCTGGGTGGCCCGAGCAGGGGTGGGGGGCTTGGCTGGCCCTTCTGTCAGCTTGAgctggcttgagcccaggcaggGCCCTGACAGCCTGGGCAGGctcagagggagggaggtgggaacCAAGAGACCCGGGGAGGGCTCCCGGGGCCAAGACCCAGGTCCCTGCCCTGCACATCTGCCGAGGGACTTCCTCAGAAGCTGCTGATGTTAGGCTTTGGCTTCCTGCTGTGGACTGGGGGGATGAACTCCAACGGGAGGACATTCAGGCCTTGGAGGAAATGAGAGCTTGGCCAACAGGAGGGCCTGGACTCACGAAGACACTTGGACACCCACAAGCACAGAGACATGGGTGTGTGACAGCTGACCAAGTGGTATGCAGGTATGTATGCGTGGTGCACACAGACACCCTGGGCACAGCCCACTGGCACCAGCGTCAACCCCTGCGTGGTGGCCTGCATCCCACCCTTCAGGCAGGCCCTGTGGGGCAGGTTTCAGGGAGGaaggaggctgagtgggcagaGTCTGAGGACACGGCCACCATCGCTCCCTGGCACTGCATCTGTGTCCGGGATCTAGGAGGCAGTCCTCCATCACTGAGCCCCAAGATGACTGTCACACCTTGGTCTAAAGCAGAGGCCGGGCCTGAGCCCTGGCCCCTGCCTTGGAGGAGCTCACAGAGCCTCCAGCTGGGGCATATCTGGTTTCCAGGGGGCAGGGGCGATAcccagaggaggaagaagggattCTGAGAGAGCCCGGCAGGCTCCGAGCCTCAGGCTGGAGCTGAGCTTGGGGCAGCAAGGAAGGACCAGGTGCGAGGGCACAGCCATGCGGCCCGACCCCTGCCGCACGGCCTGTGGCCTCCGCCAGCTCCTGCCCGTGCTTCTGGGTCAGTCTGGACTTTGCCACTTCTGACCAAAAGCCACCGCAAACCCACTCAAGCCAAAAGAGGAAGTGACCGTTAGGCACAACTGGGAAGGCCGGCGGCCGGGGGCGCTCCAGGCGGGGCAACGGGGGCGGCCGGGGGCGCTCCAGGCGGGGCAACGGGGGCGGCCGGGGGCACTCCAGGCAGGGCGAGGGGGACACCCAGGACTCCAGACAGGAGTCCTCAGGTGCCACCCTTCCTCTCTACCTGGCCCTGCGTGGGCTCTGTCCTCCTCAGGGTGGCCCGCCGTAGTCCCCCGCCCCACTCCAAGTTTCCTGTCCCAAAGTTCTAAGGAAGCTTCCAGAACTACATCTCACCATCTTGAGTCAGCCTTGGCTCAGTGTCCATCTCACAGGCCTGGAAGGGGCAGGAGTCAGCACTGTCCAGACCACAGGGCCTGAGTGTGGGAGGGCAGCCGTCTAGGAAGGTGGTGGAGGGTTGTTACCCTGAGGCAAGAGGGCTGCAGGGCAGAAAGACATGGCAGGTGACTGTTGTGGGAGGCCCAAGAGAGGCCTGGGAGAGGGATGGCCCACAAGGGCTGACCCTTCCGCCACCCAGGGGGCCTTGGACAGGTTTCCTCCTGGCAGGGTGGCCCTTGTGCATGGAACCCCTGCAACGGCTAAGGCTGGCAGGCATGAGGTTTCCTGCAGGAGAAAGAGCTTGTGGGGCTCAGTGTGGCTGGGGGGCGCTGGGACTCCATTCTGAAGCCAAAGGCACTGGGAA
Coding sequences:
- the LOC100936663 gene encoding LOW QUALITY PROTEIN: uncharacterized protein LOC100936663 (The sequence of the model RefSeq protein was modified relative to this genomic sequence to represent the inferred CDS: deleted 1 base in 1 codon), which codes for MRAWPTGGPGLTKTLGHPQAQRHGCVTADQVVCRYVCVVHTDTLGTAHWHQRQPLRGGLHPTLQAGPVGQVSGRKEAEWAESEDTATIAPWHCICVRDLGGSPPSLSPKMTVTPWSKAEAGPEPWPLPWRSSQSLQLGHIWFPGAGAIPRGGRRDSERARQAPSLRLELSLGQQGRTRCEGTAMRPDPCRTACGLRQLLPVLLGQSGLCHF